In Listeria monocytogenes, the following proteins share a genomic window:
- the recX gene encoding recombination regulator RecX gives MKITSISVQQKNKERYNIFIDEKYNFSVDEEVLARYQLMKGKALTEAEIEEIKQADMVRKGLNKAINFLSHRVRSEKEIRDYLKKQEMEAFAIDEILKKLADMDYINDLEFAELYTKTQIKTTLKGPRTIERELVEKGLTREIISQVIEEYSDEAQLENATKQAIKIMKRNNKSAKKMLQQKIITDLIQKGYTSELAKTAATEATSEIDIADEADILQKQVEKTMRKNKRYKPSIAKQKTITSLMQKGFSYDTIQSYLTENEISFEEEE, from the coding sequence ATGAAAATCACGTCCATAAGTGTCCAGCAGAAAAACAAAGAACGTTACAACATTTTTATTGATGAAAAATACAACTTTAGTGTAGACGAAGAAGTTTTAGCCCGCTACCAACTAATGAAAGGAAAAGCGCTCACAGAGGCTGAGATAGAAGAAATCAAACAAGCTGACATGGTTCGAAAAGGCTTAAATAAAGCAATCAACTTCTTATCCCACCGTGTTCGCTCGGAAAAAGAAATTCGCGATTATTTGAAAAAGCAAGAAATGGAAGCTTTTGCAATTGATGAGATTTTAAAAAAGTTAGCCGACATGGACTATATTAATGATCTCGAATTTGCAGAACTGTATACGAAAACGCAAATCAAAACAACCCTAAAAGGTCCGCGAACTATCGAACGTGAATTAGTCGAAAAAGGACTAACGAGAGAAATCATTAGCCAAGTTATCGAAGAATATTCGGATGAAGCACAGCTAGAAAACGCCACCAAACAAGCAATAAAAATCATGAAGCGAAACAATAAAAGTGCCAAAAAAATGCTCCAACAAAAAATTATCACCGATTTAATCCAAAAAGGTTATACGAGTGAATTAGCCAAAACAGCTGCAACAGAAGCAACAAGCGAAATTGATATAGCTGATGAAGCAGATATTTTACAAAAACAAGTTGAAAAAACAATGCGCAAAAATAAACGCTACAAACCAAGCATTGCCAAACAAAAAACAATCACATCGCTAATGCAGAAAGGTTTTTCTTATGATACAATTCAATCATACCTAACTGAAAATGAAATCAGTTTTGAGGAGGAAGAGTGA
- a CDS encoding TIGR01777 family oxidoreductase, giving the protein MHILLTGATGFIGDHLVHELEKSDHELYILTRQKLKNRANVHYIEWLNEDKLPNLEDLPVDVCINFAGAGLMDEKWTYDRKKVIVNSRIEATSALLSIVKKMKSKPKLWINASAIGAYTSSKSTIYLDTEENTYADNFLGKTVYEWEKTASAASDLGIRVVYARFGLVLGTGGGSFPVFEKLFQTYTGGRFGNGRQWYSWIHIDDVVAAILFIFDHEQIDGVVNFTAPHPVQEKKFAERLGKKMHKPYKTPVPKKIIKFILGERAMTILDSQRAYPEKLMSNHFEFRFETLQEALDDLLD; this is encoded by the coding sequence TTGCATATCTTACTTACAGGCGCAACAGGTTTTATTGGTGATCATTTAGTGCATGAATTAGAAAAATCTGATCACGAGCTTTATATTTTAACAAGACAAAAGCTAAAAAACCGCGCAAATGTACACTATATTGAATGGTTAAATGAAGATAAATTGCCGAATTTAGAAGATTTACCAGTGGATGTTTGTATTAATTTTGCTGGTGCTGGTTTGATGGATGAAAAATGGACTTACGATAGAAAGAAAGTGATTGTAAATAGCCGCATCGAAGCTACTTCAGCACTCTTATCGATTGTGAAGAAAATGAAATCCAAACCAAAATTGTGGATTAATGCAAGTGCAATTGGGGCTTATACGTCTTCTAAGTCAACGATTTATCTAGATACGGAAGAAAATACTTATGCAGATAACTTCTTAGGAAAAACGGTTTATGAATGGGAAAAAACAGCGAGTGCGGCAAGTGATTTGGGCATTCGAGTTGTGTATGCTCGCTTTGGTCTTGTACTTGGCACTGGTGGTGGGTCGTTCCCGGTTTTTGAAAAATTATTCCAAACTTATACAGGCGGCCGTTTTGGTAATGGAAGACAATGGTATTCATGGATTCATATCGATGATGTCGTTGCAGCGATATTGTTTATTTTTGATCACGAACAAATAGATGGCGTGGTTAATTTTACAGCTCCTCACCCTGTTCAAGAAAAGAAATTTGCTGAACGACTTGGGAAAAAGATGCATAAACCTTATAAAACACCGGTTCCTAAAAAAATAATTAAATTTATTCTCGGTGAACGTGCCATGACTATTTTGGACAGTCAACGTGCTTACCCGGAAAAACTAATGAGTAATCATTTCGAGTTTCGCTTTGAAACGTTGCAGGAAGCTTTAGATGACTTGCTTGATTAA
- a CDS encoding YfhJ family protein translates to MYTYLDELTAELMAKNPHLDKEQALWWIEMLWSDFESSYAKAGYPYRGPEYAADYVRQQIERHGSFLHQVERKDPNK, encoded by the coding sequence TTGTATACGTATTTAGATGAACTAACAGCGGAATTAATGGCTAAAAACCCGCATTTAGATAAAGAACAAGCCTTATGGTGGATTGAAATGCTTTGGTCAGATTTCGAAAGTTCCTATGCTAAAGCAGGTTATCCGTATCGTGGTCCTGAGTATGCGGCGGATTACGTTCGTCAGCAAATCGAGCGCCACGGCAGCTTTTTACACCAAGTAGAACGAAAAGACCCAAACAAATAG
- the mprF gene encoding bifunctional lysylphosphatidylglycerol flippase/synthetase MprF gives MKEKLMQAYSWFQKNSTIVKIVFITFVMAFVIFEIINIATGIDYPSLKENLTSQSPEQIFIMFIVGLIAVTPMLLYDYVIVKLLPGKFSPSHVIASGWITNTFTNIGGFGGVLGASLRASFYGKNASHKEILLAISKIALFLVSGLSIYCLVSLATLLIPGFADHFVNYWPWLLAGGLYFPILFTITKWKSKSLFVDLPIKRELTLIIASLLEWGFAFGCFAIIGTLMGEPVDIFKVFPLFVIASVIGIASMVPGGVGTFDVVMILGLSQLGVSQELALAWMLFYRIFYYIIPFVVGLLFFVQKAGKKVNDFLEGLPLLFLQKVAHRFLVIFVYGSGLLLILSSAVPNAIYHVPFLYKIMPFNFLFTSQITIVAFGFLLLGLARGIECKTKKAYIITFIVLGCAIFNTLARVFSLKQAIFLGIVLLCLFLARNEFYREKLVYTWSKVIIDSIIFIVCLAGYIVIGIYNSPNIKHSKEIPDYLRIASEHLWLVGFVGVFIAVVSLVIIYIYLSTTKEKLGSPFEAVKVREHLAKWGGNEVSHTMFLRDKLLFWAAEGEVLFSYRIIADKMVIMGEPTGNMDKMEEAIEEVMMNADRFGYRPVFYEVRGTMIPYLHDHGFDFIKLGEEGFVDVQNFTMSGKKKKGERALMNKLEREGYTFEIIEPPFNHEMWTTLRAISDEWLDGREEKGFSLGFFDTYYLEQAPIAIAKNGEGTVVGFASMMPSYTDEMTSIDLMRYSKEAPSGIMDFLFINLFEQAKEDGFQTFNAGMAPLANVGESKYAFLGERLAGLVYRYSQGFYGFKGLRNFKSKYVTEWEQKFVAFRKRSSIAFTMLQLMILVGKKRPLANSQVILDFPLEEETKKPDSE, from the coding sequence AACTAATGCAAGCCTACTCGTGGTTTCAAAAAAATAGTACCATCGTAAAAATCGTTTTTATCACTTTTGTGATGGCATTTGTTATTTTTGAAATTATTAATATTGCGACGGGAATTGACTATCCGTCACTAAAAGAAAATTTAACTTCTCAAAGTCCAGAACAAATATTTATTATGTTTATCGTCGGCTTAATCGCTGTCACTCCAATGCTTTTGTATGATTATGTCATCGTTAAGTTATTACCCGGAAAGTTTTCCCCAAGTCATGTGATTGCTTCTGGTTGGATCACGAATACCTTTACAAACATTGGTGGATTTGGTGGCGTTTTAGGTGCCAGCTTAAGAGCAAGCTTTTACGGAAAAAATGCGTCGCACAAAGAAATCTTACTAGCCATTTCTAAAATTGCTTTATTTTTAGTATCTGGTTTATCCATTTATTGCTTAGTATCATTAGCTACCTTACTGATTCCCGGATTTGCAGATCATTTTGTTAATTACTGGCCGTGGCTTCTAGCAGGTGGACTGTACTTCCCGATTTTATTCACTATTACGAAATGGAAAAGTAAGTCTCTCTTTGTCGATTTACCTATCAAAAGAGAATTAACACTCATTATTGCTTCTCTTTTAGAGTGGGGCTTCGCGTTCGGATGTTTCGCGATTATCGGCACATTGATGGGAGAACCAGTCGACATTTTCAAAGTGTTCCCGTTATTTGTTATCGCTTCTGTGATTGGGATAGCTTCGATGGTCCCAGGTGGAGTAGGGACATTTGACGTCGTAATGATTCTTGGACTCAGCCAACTAGGTGTTTCTCAAGAATTAGCACTCGCTTGGATGCTGTTTTACCGTATTTTCTACTATATCATTCCATTCGTAGTCGGCCTACTTTTCTTCGTCCAAAAAGCAGGGAAGAAAGTAAATGACTTTTTAGAAGGATTACCGCTACTATTCTTACAAAAAGTGGCTCATCGCTTCTTGGTTATATTTGTTTACGGCTCTGGATTATTGCTAATTTTATCGTCTGCCGTACCAAACGCCATTTATCATGTGCCATTTCTATACAAAATTATGCCGTTTAATTTCTTATTTACATCCCAAATTACTATCGTTGCATTTGGCTTTTTATTGCTGGGACTTGCGAGAGGTATCGAATGTAAAACAAAGAAAGCCTATATTATTACATTTATTGTACTAGGTTGCGCGATTTTCAATACACTTGCTCGTGTATTTTCGTTGAAGCAAGCCATCTTTTTAGGAATAGTATTGTTATGTTTATTCTTAGCTCGAAACGAATTTTACCGAGAAAAACTAGTTTATACTTGGAGTAAAGTAATTATTGATAGCATTATATTCATTGTCTGTTTGGCAGGTTATATTGTTATCGGAATTTACAATTCACCTAATATCAAACATTCCAAAGAAATCCCTGATTATTTACGCATTGCCTCAGAGCATTTATGGTTAGTCGGTTTCGTTGGCGTATTTATCGCCGTTGTTAGTTTAGTCATTATTTACATTTATTTATCCACAACAAAAGAAAAACTTGGCTCTCCATTTGAAGCAGTCAAAGTACGCGAACATTTAGCGAAATGGGGCGGAAATGAAGTCAGTCATACGATGTTCTTACGTGATAAACTACTATTTTGGGCAGCGGAGGGAGAAGTGCTTTTCTCTTACCGAATCATTGCGGACAAAATGGTTATCATGGGTGAACCAACTGGTAATATGGATAAAATGGAAGAAGCAATTGAAGAGGTTATGATGAATGCGGATAGATTTGGTTATCGACCAGTTTTCTATGAAGTCCGCGGCACGATGATCCCGTATTTGCATGACCACGGTTTTGACTTTATCAAGCTCGGAGAAGAAGGCTTTGTTGACGTCCAAAACTTTACAATGAGTGGCAAAAAGAAAAAAGGCGAACGCGCGCTAATGAATAAATTAGAACGAGAAGGTTATACTTTTGAAATAATAGAGCCGCCATTTAATCACGAAATGTGGACAACTTTACGAGCGATTTCTGATGAGTGGCTAGATGGTAGAGAAGAAAAAGGCTTTTCATTAGGATTCTTTGATACGTACTATCTCGAACAAGCTCCGATTGCTATCGCGAAAAATGGAGAAGGTACGGTCGTTGGCTTCGCTTCCATGATGCCGTCTTATACGGACGAAATGACTTCGATTGATTTAATGCGCTATTCTAAAGAAGCACCATCAGGCATTATGGACTTTCTTTTCATCAACTTATTCGAACAAGCCAAAGAAGATGGATTCCAAACCTTTAATGCTGGCATGGCGCCACTTGCGAACGTCGGAGAAAGTAAATATGCTTTCCTAGGCGAACGATTGGCTGGACTTGTGTACCGTTATAGTCAAGGTTTCTATGGCTTCAAAGGATTACGTAATTTCAAATCTAAGTACGTTACAGAATGGGAACAAAAATTTGTTGCCTTTCGAAAAAGAAGCTCGATTGCTTTCACGATGTTACAATTAATGATTCTTGTTGGTAAAAAACGACCACTTGCTAATAGCCAAGTAATCCTTGACTTCCCACTAGAAGAAGAAACAAAAAAACCAGATTCTGAGTAA